GTGTCCACATGTCTTCACAACCCATCATGCAAAGGGCTGACATCACTTCAGCTAGAATGTCTGATTTACAGCCTGCCACACTGCGGCATCTCCCAAACGTTTTGGAGAAAGATAAAACACCAAGGTCTTCGAGGAAGGTTCATCAGTACAACATTTCTCAAATGTAATCTTGTgatgttgttttctttatatCATTACAACAAACGAGCTTGCAGAAATGAATCACAAACACAATAATGATAAAAAGAACCATGATCATGTTTCAGATATTTGACAAGTGCATGTAtaatctctttctttttttgcagtttTAGTATGTAAAATATAGAGCTATACAAACAGACCTTGTTACAAAACGAAAGGACTTTTACGTGAGTTTACACGTCAAATGTAGATGTGATTATTTATGTGCACGTAAAAATAATTGCTACAAATCACGGCCAATTAGATGGCAAACTGATTTTTTTGGAGGGTGTATAGTGtgtaaaaatgtgttattgtcATGTGAGGTAAACATAATATAAACACAAAATAGCATATCGACATATGTTCTATTTGATTCACCACTTTGGTCCGAACTAAAATATCTGAAGAACTATTGGAAGGATTCTCATTGAAGTGTGTGCCAGCGGATGAATCCTGTTTTTGTGATTCCCAGAGTTTCCCTCTCGCACCATCGGGGTATTGACGTTGAGGTATCTAGTGAAATGTGCACTGGATGGATTGTTTGGCCTTCACAGTGTTCCCATAACATTTGTGCAACCTCGTGGTACCATTATGTCAAAGTTGTATGTGTCCAATACTTTGGTGAATACATATAAATCTCTGGTAGCTTTCTGATTGCATATTTCTCTCGTTGACATAATAGCTCCAGCTATACCAAGCTAATTGCGTGATATTCTTTAGATCTGAGTATTTAAACACTTGGATCTTTTCTCCTTTTAGCGGCGTATCGCTAAAACCGAacagttttatttgtatattgttTACTTCTGCTAAAGTTAGCTACCATACATAGGCTACCAGCTCAGCAGCTAGCGATggcttccttctctccctctcctgctctctcttgcTCTGTGTGTCTCATGGATAGCTATTCCTCTGCCTCCCTCAATGATAACAGCACAAGCAATAAGTGTAGTTCATTTGCTAGATTGGAGGCAGTTCTCAGTGATTTAGAAGCACAGCTCCGcaccatcgaagctcagacgtTAGCTACATCAGTTAGCCTGCCAGACGTTAGCTTCTGCTAGCTTTTCAGTAGCAGCCCCCAAGCAGCCGGAAGGCTGGGTAACTGTTTGAAGGAATAATAAGCAGAAGCACACGCCAACCTCTTTACGTTTCTAACTGGCTTTCCTCACTCAACAAAGTAATAAAATCAGGTTATTGGCAGCTCCATAGTGAGAAACGtgaagctagctagctaaagATAAACGTAAATACAgtaagattgtaatacacggcGGCGGTAATGACTCCCGACTACGCCGGTCACTAAATTGAATGTGGAATCAGTGTGTAGGCTACTTATGGCAAGACCACGCGGTAGTTTTCTCTGGTCCTTTAACCAATTTTGTAAATGTTGATATGTAGCCTATAGCCGCATGTCATCATTCAACCGCTGGTTGTTGAATTGGTGCCCAGCAAACAATGTGCGCTACGTAGATAACTGGCATACCTTCTGGgggaaacctgatctgatgaggagaaatGGCATTCATCCCACTTTGGATGGAGGGggtctcatttctgcaaacatgaccaagttgattaACGGACACATAGCTAAATTAGCAAGATGATTTCTGATTTCCATATGCAGAATGTCTGCGTTACGGTGTGGATTCTGAGGTATATGTAATGAACCCAAGATACTAAGTGCACAAGAAGACAGACATCAAGGTGACATTTGTCTGAATCTTCTCTTATCAGATGGGGCTTGAGCAGCTGTTTCCACCCGGTGCTGTGCGATAGTGGAATTGTTGATCAGGTGTGGAGACATATGTGTGGACCTCCCGTCAAAGCATATCATGGCGTGACCCCACTGCTGGTATCCATCACTGCCCTGACAGGCCTGGTGGTTCATCCAACACGACTCCAAGGCCACGTTGCTGCTCCACTGTGTCAAAAGTCCCAAAGACGAACTGATCCCCCGAGAAAACTGTAtgcacccacccaccccacccctctTGAGAGCCTTTGGCAGGAGAACAACATTGAAGCAAAACCCTGATGGAGAAGATAATATTTTCATGGCAGAAATTGTTTAAGAGAAAAAAACGGGGCATATGCAAGTTGCGTGACTTGATATGTATTTCACTTGAGACGTGAATCTCACAATGTGTCCTCTACACCTCATTGGCTGTTTAGGATTGTGGTTTTGGTATTCGTATTCGAGGTGGAACATATTTTGCCCGGATGATGTCTGGCACGCCGATAAGGTGGACAGAGCACATCGTTTGTTTCAGGAGAGTAGGCTGCTGCACAAAACGTATTTGCTTGTCAGCTCTCCGATGCTATGCCTGTTACATCACCATCCCAACCCTCCTAAATCCAACACCTCGTATTCGTGCCATCgacccctcctccatctctcacaCTGATGCATTGACAGCCTGCAGAAGGTTACCACGCAAGGCCTCGAGACACCTGGTTTTAGGGATAGCTTTTTCCCACCTGCTAGCCTCCTGCGATGGCCGAGCACTTCCCGCTGATCCCGCTAAGATCTGCCTGTCATCCTCACTGATTGAACGGAGAGTGTTACTCCAGCCAGGTCTCATATCTCTCGCCTGAGGCTCGTTTTCATATGGCTTGTAAAGATGCCACTCCTATCTCCTATTAATCTTTTCCTAGCAATGTGCTGCAATGCTGGTGACAACATAGATTCAGAAGGATGCTGTTGTAGATTGTAACAATTACACGCAACAGGGCAGAGGAGGCTGCAAGGCACGATTGTGGAATGCTTCACAACCTTATTGACGCATTTTTATacaaacatgtgtttttattaaccTGCCTGACACTCTAAGGTTCGAATGTGTTGTTCGCGCGGTTGgattgtgtacttgttacctgtgaGTTGAACCTTTCTGTGTTGTTGTGCGGTGCGTAAGAATCCAGCACATGACTGGTGTCTCTGGTTCCCTCGTTCTTTGAAGCCATCGGCCGACACATATTCTTGCTCGCGGCCCAGGCCCTCAGGCTCTTGAGGTTGGCGATGACACGTATATTCAGCAGATAAAGTGCCCGGACCACCCTGGCTTTAGGTGTCCTGACCTTGGAGGTtggctgtgaaaaataacaacaCAAGGGGGAGAAAGAATGCCTCCGGTGCTGCTCACGGGGTCAAGCTGTTGCCCCGGTTGGGTTGAAGTTAAACGTGTCTCGTGAGCTCCTCACAGGTTACGTAAAAAGAGACAAAATGCAAAAGAGACAAATTTAATACACTCCAGAAGTTTGTTTGGGTCTCACTTTGTGTGTTGTAGATGCAGAGAAGGACAATGTTTCACAAGTTCGATGAGTTGAATCACTGGAGGCCGAGCACCCAAATTCACTTTAATCCATTGATCTGAAGCCTGCCGTGAAAAACGTATCATGCCGTCCAATCCcatatgaaagaaaaacaaaatagtAGCAATGCCATCTCTCTGTTCGTGACATTCTCGCGAAACGGTGATAGATTTACAGCAACTTCTTTTGCTTTTCAGCTATTTGAGGTATCTGTTAAACAGATTGTTGCATTGATTTCTGGGAAGACAGATGGCGGCGCATGCTTCAAGACAACTGAAGGAATGAAGAATTGTTCAGCTCGGTAGATCAAATTCAGGATGGCTATGTCCTTAGGGTACATTTTTATTGCGCGTAGGTGCATACGATCTCACAGACATATTTTTCAGTAGCTTTGTTTTTCGTTCTGGGCATAGTTGAAAGTAGATCAAATAGCTTGAAATGTTTGAATATGAgactaaaaaattaaaaaattatgcCAAAGCAATGAGACAAACCTTGATAAATATGTCTGCTTTGTTTATAAACGGTAAGCTCGTTATTGCGGACAACATTACGTCCAATTGGGCAAAATTGCCAATTTCCAAGAGAATGAAAATCTTCAAGaccacaacaacaaagacaaatGTTCTGCTACCGATTTTACTGAACACCTTTGACCTAATCATAATGTGTAGATGGTTtattggctttttttctttccctctgtACTCATTCTCCTGCAACCCGGCCGCCTCAGCAGCCTCTGGCCTTCTAAGCAATCACCATTTGACGTGATTGACACGACAGGATGGTGTACATTTAATTGTTGACAATTTTAGAGCCCTTGACCTCATGAACCCTCAGCGATTAGTGGTACGTCACCCTTCAGCCATTCTTGGTGGCACGAGGCTGGATTACCAACTAGTCAAAGCGGGCCACTGCCCCGGGAGCCCCCCAAAAACACGAAGTGTGCTACATGTCAGTGACACAATTAAAATCAATTTGAAGTAGATCGTCAACTGTGATGGGTCCTGCTTCTCGTTGTTCAGAAATCAAAAAACATCAACGgcaatctttttatttatttttatttctgcgGCTTAAAAATAAGGAACtaaatcccttttttttataAGACGTTTTGGACTTGTTGCCACAGCCAACTGTGTCCACCATCTGTGCCTTGAGAGTGTCCGCTAAATTGTGGACCATGCGGCAACCCTTTACGGTGCTATACATTCCCACGTCGGAAAGTCTTTGAAGTGTGTACTCCAATGACCTCGGGGTCACCTACCACCCAGAAGGGCTATGCAGTTATGCTGACCATGTcgatgtttaaataaaaaattctggCAATCAGAGATGGACGATggaagggagacggagagagacaatTGGGGGAAGGAGAGCTCGTTCTTGAGCCACAGTCACATGGGAGATAGctaagtggtgtgtgtgtgtgtgtgcagagactTGAAATGTGTTGAGTGTGTTATCGTTTCTCCTCGCCGCTGGACGTCCAGTACCTCCCCTCGCGGTGTGTCGTCATCGGTTTATATCAGGGTCTGGCTGGAGCTGCGActgaaaatgggaggaaatcTGATCCATATGGTGGCACTATAAAGCTCACGGCCGATTTCCAGGCTCCATCAAAACCTGCTCGAGGCTTCATCTCTGCTCGTGGCCGGCAGCATCCTCTCACTACCTGATCACTGAGCTCTGAACTTCTCACTTTGTCCCTCAGCAGCACCGCTGAGCCCTGGGGTGCCTCAGCCACCGTCTTCAAAGCTGATTCATCTTGGAGAAGTAAGTCCGTTCCCTGGTTGGAAAGTGTTGGATTAAAGTAATTGAAGTATGAATGAGTAATTATGCAtcgcgtgtgtgtctgttctcATTGTGTTGTCTCAGACATGAAGACCCTCGGCACGGTAACTCTCTTGCTTTTGCTCTCGGGAATCTGGTGTCAGAACAACCCGAATTCTAAAGCTGGTGGCAAGTCCACCAAGAGGTCTGGTGGGAACCAAGGAGGTGATGTGCACCAGTCTCCCCCCGTAGTGGATCTGAGTCCGGGAGCAGCTGGAAGCAGTGGAAGCACTAGAGGCACCGGAAACTCTGGAAGCGCTGGAAGCTCTGGGACCATTGGGAGCTCTGGGAGCACTAGAGGCACCGGAAGTTCTGGGAGCTCTGGAAGCACTGGAAGCACTGGGAGCTCTGGGACCATTGGGAGCTCTGGGAGCACTCGAGGCACCGGAAGCTCTGGGAGCTCTGCAAGCACTGGAAGCGCTAGAGGCACTGGAAACTCTGGAACAACTGGAAGCACTAGAGGCACTGGGAACTCTGGAAGCACTAGAGGCACCGGAAGCTCTGGGAACTCTGGAAGCACGAGAGGCACTGGGAACTCTGGATCCACTGGAAGCACGAGAGGCACTGGGAACTCTGGAAGCACTAGAGGCACTGGACGCTCTGGGAGCTCTGGAGGCTCTAGAGGCACAGCTGAAGCAGGTCGGGAGGGCGCCGCAGGAGCTCGAGCAGCTGGCCGACAGACGGACGACATGAGGCTGCACTTCCTCAAGAACAACCAGGTCACATGTAACGACGGAACAGTGGCCGGGTGAGATGTTCACGATTTTTTTGCTTTCTCTTTCCCGAGGAGGAAATTATGAGATATTTGTCATTTGCTGTCTGTTTGCTGATAACAGTGATTTCTTAACGTCAGTGTGTCCATACATGGCTGCTTCatctcctccccatctcctcaTTCCTGTTTATTTGGGGTTCTGCAGGTTTTACCTAAAGGAGTTCAGAGGAAGCCGCCGATGGCTGTTATTTCTGGAAGgtgagtttaaaaaaagccAACTGGTTAAAATAAGTCCCCAAAGGTCAGCTGGTTTTGGCGTGATGCCCCCATTGGAATTTTGATGGGGATGTCATCTTGTCCCCTCATCTTCTGTtattattctcctttttttggtTACTGCCTGTCACTTTAATAGACTTTGAATGGGGGAAATGTATGTGGAGTGTCCTTCAGCTAGATGTATGTACGGCATGCATTCTGAGTGCATCGCATTTACAAAACTATAAGCATTTTAACTGGAATTTCTTGACCAGTATATTTGATTTATTGGTGTATTATTATAAGCAGGAGAGTgtaatcatgttttatttgtatgtcaAACCCCTTTGCACATGCTGAAAGTCAATCAACAAATCAGGTGCTGATAGTTTTCATATTAAAGGAATCATTTGTCTTTATTGTCCATCtctgagaaaagaaaatagtCTCGTCAGCAGACCGAGCTACAGGTGCATTCCTTTCCCTTCTCCATTCCTCAAAGGCCTCTATGGTGGGCTAACAATGTGCCTGATGTGAATGTCTAATATTAGTCTCTATTATTTGTAGGCGGCTGGTGCTGCCACAGCAAAGATACCTGCGATGCCAGGTACCAAAATATACCCAGACTTATGAGCTCATCGGAGTGGCCCCAAACAAAAAGAGGTCAGCTTTGCCTTGTTGTACAATGCATGTCGTCCGGTCCCCGTGATGTTGCTTGTTTTAACTTTCTGTGAgacacatgtgacatgtgtgtgttctttttatttctgcATTTACAGGAACTGGAATATTGTCTTCTCAAGCGCAGGAAAACCCACATTGGCATAATGCAAACATTGTGTAAGTGCTTGAGTCTCCTCACTGTGTATCCTCTGGTGGCGACTAGTATCACATGCAGAGAgtctttgttaccttcgcattgaaaatgcggaaggttatgttttgatcgccgtgtatttatttatgcattcatttatttatttgtatgcgtgttactcgcataactcaaaaagtattaaaccgaattgcatgaaatttggtgggatgattggttattatccggggaccatttgattagattttggaatcgatcgggtcaaaggtcaaggtcatgagaaggtcaacatcttctttttaccatagcatggacaatttctatccaattggcatgcaactaatgccaaaatgttcataattcaatgcccaatcttgtgatatgcgagggtatgcgctctaccgagtgcccgttctagtttgtaaatgtttgtgagacagagacttccccccccccatgtatCATCTCATGGCAGCTAGAATATTGTTTTTTAGTTACTTTCAGCTAAACCTGAAcagcactttttattttttttgtaattaaaagAGGGTGGCGATAGTGATAAAGTTGCAGtctgtaaaaccaaaacaacgaGACTAAACATGTCTCGTTGTTTTGGTTTGACAGAAGAGACGCCCTTCATTGAGGAGAGGTGGAGTTGTTTTGATGGTTTCACGCTTTCTTCTAACAGTAAAATATTTTTAAGGAACAGCAGCCAAAACTTGTGCACAAAGTGCACTTGAACATGTAAGTGTTGCTTAGATTTAACACATTGTTCAATTTCTTGAGTTCAAAGTGACAAACGAGGCACCAGTGTAAATCACAGAAACTAACTTGTGTATGAAAATGAGCAGAAACATACATGAGGCACATGGGCtgcaaaatataatatttttaatacGCAATCAATTAATTATACCAGGTGACAATTtgagaaaacagaaaaatatatatatatatttatttccaatGGCACATTTTTATCTTTCTGTTCATTATAATCCGATAAAGCCCATATACAGACATTGTATTGCATTTAACAAATGTTGATCGTCTCTTTCCCTGCAGATTCATCCCTTACTGCTCCAGTGATGTATGGAGTGGCATGGGGGTTGCCCCGACCCCTCCTCCAAGGTCCCGGCAAGGCAGGGAGAAAGACAGCGATGGAAATACTAATGCGAGTAAGTTTTCATCAGATCCTtcaagttttttcttcttcttcttcctcctccatgtgtcgtATTCTGCTCCTAGTCATttgatgtgtgtatttgttatcAGCGGAGTACACCTTCATGGGATCCCTGATTATCCGCGAGGTCGTCAAAGACCTCATTCCCAAAGGAATCAAGCAGGCCAAGGTTGTCATGCTGTCTGGCACCAGGTGAGTTTGTTTTATCGCTCTGCAGCCGACCACTTTTGGACACAAGCCTGCATCCTCTGGACCATCTGGACCATCTTCATGCCCAACATCAAACCAGAGACGCTCTATTGTGGGTGCTTCCTCCTGTCAACAATAAAGACATAATGTCTATTAAAGGGCCTCGCCAGCATAGTTGTTCGCACTCTGCGAAGACCTAAAACGAGATCCACTGTCTAGCTGTTATCATGATACCCCGAACAATAATGGCCACACTATTGATTGAATGTCTTGGCTCTCCCGCAGTGCGGGAGGAACGGGTGTTTTGCTGAACATCGAGCGGGTGGCCGGTCAGCTGGAGTAGCTCGGCGCGGCAGACGCTCAGGTCCGAGGCCTCGTGGACTCGGGGTGGTTTCTCGAGAGCAAACAGCCGAGATCGCCCATCTGCCCCGAGACTATTTCCTGCTCGCCTGAAGATGCCATCAAGATCGGACTCAGGTTAAGTCATGCATTCTTCAGTCAGCCCATATAGATTGTAAAAACACATTCATAGGCCAGATACAGAAAACATCTCACCTTTGCCGGACCAAATATAACAGTCCTTCTTATATTAGTTTTTTTGTATtatgtattaatttgtattGTGAAAGCGATTGAGCAATAtaagtacaggactgtctcagaaaattagaatattgtgatgaagttctttattttctgtaatgcaatttttaATAttaacacctgcaagggtttcctgagccttgacaaacactcagctgttataaatcttttttttaacttggtctgaggaaatattaaaattttatgagataggattttagagttatATATTGAAGGTGTGTGCTTCTTTGGGCACAAACTGTACTCGACCTTGACCTGTGAGTGCTGGCTGGAGGCCTCCTAGGGTGATCATGATGAGTGGAGTGACTCTTGAAAACACACCTGTTCAGTCCCTCGGTTCGAAAAACTCGTCCTGTGGTGTTGCTGCTTGCAGAGAAACACACCTGGCGCCTGGCGATACATCACACATCCAAGTCCCAGGTACTCTGGGTCAGAAACAGGAATAGGCTGGCACacatgaggaaaaaaaacacaccaggaACAGACCGAACATATTACAATTAAATCATGATAGAATTGAAAGCTCAACCAT
The nucleotide sequence above comes from Pseudoliparis swirei isolate HS2019 ecotype Mariana Trench chromosome 24, NWPU_hadal_v1, whole genome shotgun sequence. Encoded proteins:
- the notum2 gene encoding LOW QUALITY PROTEIN: carboxylesterase notum2 (The sequence of the model RefSeq protein was modified relative to this genomic sequence to represent the inferred CDS: substituted 2 bases at 2 genomic stop codons), which gives rise to MKTLGTVTLLLLLSGIWCQNNPNSKAGGKSTKRSGGNQGGDVHQSPPVVDLSPGAAGSSGSTRGTGNSGSAGSSGTIGSSGSTRGTGSSGSSGSTGSTGSSGTIGSSGSTRGTGSSGSSASTGSARGTGNSGTTGSTRGTGNSGSTRGTGSSGNSGSTRGTGNSGSTGSTRGTGNSGSTRGTGRSGSSGGSRGTAEAGREGAAGARAAGRQTDDMRLHFLKNNQVTCNDGTVAGFYLKEFRGSRRWLLFLEGGWCCHSKDTCDARYQNIPRLMSSSEWPQTKRGTGILSSQAQENPHWHNANIVFIPYCSSDVWSGMGVAPTPPPRSRQGREKDSDGNTNATEYTFMGSLIIREVVKDLIPKGIKQAKVVMLSGTSAGGTGVLLNIERVAGQLEXLGAADAQVRGLVDSGWFLESKQPRSPICPETISCSPEDAIKIGLRLRNIKILXDRILELYIEGVCFFGHKLYSTLTSPLFVVQWLFDEEQLRVENIYMGGQSLSEEQWQYIQNLGRELKISLRDVMAVFAPSCLSHTVITKSNWISFHVKGTSLPRALHCWDRSLEAARHNRTPAKGCPFHLVDSCQWPQCNPTCPALVDRATQQELTLLQMMVAMGLDLQKLGLDPQGDAESLASMVTSNGG